One genomic segment of Pirellulales bacterium includes these proteins:
- a CDS encoding alkaline phosphatase: MLRIRFVWFALVVLALSGCSKNSSATPSENAAADQLRQMQAVAIEQGNADWGYWGPQPSKYTGWTTHSNRLIPVYIFGMDLNSVRGEHSVYRNSERLQQLYGYLPAETLNPQAEYFDETDIYHLQEAAVAQGKQRIILFIFDGMDWFNTWAAACYKTGTVPYHEGRGSGLHFQDYRGAPTDFGYMVTSPHNEGTKTDVNAQVVNNVGGKTRSGYDWKLAGETPWATPIDPEYPIGKSRQLPHPYTDSAASATSMNSGIKTYNDAINVDSEGNHVETIAQQLQHRGWSVGAVTSVSISDATPAATYANNVWRDDYQDISRDLVGLPSISHRQQPLPGLDVIIGTGWGETTTAKTLKKDVEQQGENFVSGNRYITTADLEKIDVDHGGKYKVVQRQSGMNGRQALAAAAAAAAATHERLLGLFGAGDRSHLPYRTADGNYNPTVGVKKTQEHYTPADIEENPRLTDVALAALEVLSQNPKGLWLMIEAGDVDWANHDDNLDNSLGAIFDGDDAVRAVTHWVETHGGWDNTVLIVTADHGHYFHITRPEAIAEAGKK, translated from the coding sequence ATGCTCCGAATTCGTTTCGTATGGTTTGCGTTGGTTGTTCTGGCTCTGTCGGGCTGCAGCAAAAATTCTTCTGCCACGCCGTCCGAAAATGCCGCGGCCGATCAGCTTCGCCAAATGCAGGCGGTCGCCATCGAGCAAGGCAATGCCGACTGGGGCTACTGGGGCCCGCAACCTTCAAAATACACCGGCTGGACGACGCACTCCAACCGCCTCATTCCCGTTTACATCTTTGGCATGGATCTTAACAGTGTGCGGGGCGAACACAGCGTGTACCGCAATTCGGAGCGTTTGCAGCAATTATACGGCTATCTTCCGGCCGAAACACTGAATCCGCAGGCCGAATACTTTGACGAAACCGACATTTACCACTTGCAGGAAGCGGCCGTCGCCCAGGGGAAACAGCGAATTATTTTATTTATTTTCGACGGCATGGATTGGTTTAACACCTGGGCGGCCGCTTGCTACAAAACCGGTACGGTGCCGTATCACGAAGGCCGCGGCAGTGGATTGCACTTTCAAGATTATCGTGGCGCGCCGACTGACTTTGGTTACATGGTCACCAGCCCGCACAACGAGGGCACCAAAACCGACGTGAACGCCCAAGTGGTTAACAACGTAGGCGGCAAAACGCGGAGCGGGTACGATTGGAAGCTGGCCGGCGAAACACCGTGGGCGACACCGATCGATCCGGAATACCCGATCGGCAAAAGCCGCCAGCTGCCGCATCCCTATACCGATTCGGCGGCCTCAGCCACTTCAATGAATTCCGGAATCAAAACGTACAACGACGCCATTAACGTCGATTCGGAAGGGAACCACGTCGAAACCATCGCCCAGCAATTGCAGCATCGCGGTTGGAGCGTGGGCGCGGTGACCAGTGTTTCGATCAGCGATGCCACACCGGCAGCGACCTACGCCAACAACGTGTGGCGCGACGATTACCAAGATATTTCCCGCGATTTGGTCGGCCTGCCGTCGATTTCGCACCGCCAGCAGCCGTTGCCAGGGCTCGACGTAATTATCGGCACGGGCTGGGGCGAAACGACCACCGCCAAAACTTTGAAAAAAGACGTGGAACAGCAGGGCGAAAATTTTGTGTCTGGAAATCGATACATCACCACAGCAGATTTGGAAAAAATAGATGTCGATCATGGCGGCAAGTATAAAGTGGTGCAGCGTCAGTCGGGCATGAACGGCCGGCAGGCGCTGGCCGCTGCGGCAGCGGCAGCGGCGGCCACTCACGAGCGGCTCCTGGGTTTGTTTGGCGCCGGTGATCGCAGCCATTTGCCGTACCGGACGGCCGACGGGAATTACAATCCCACGGTCGGCGTCAAGAAGACGCAGGAGCATTACACGCCGGCCGACATCGAGGAAAACCCACGCTTAACCGATGTGGCGCTGGCGGCCTTGGAAGTGTTGTCGCAAAATCCAAAGGGCTTGTGGTTGATGATTGAAGCCGGCGACGTCGATTGGGCCAACCACGACGACAACCTCGATAACTCCCTCGGCGCCATTTTCGATGGGGACGATGCCGTGCGGGCTGTCACTCATTGGGTCGAAACGCACGGCGGCTGGGACAACACCGTGCTCATTGTCACCGCCGACCACGGTCATTACTTTCATATCACCCGGCCGGAAGCGATTGCCGAAGCCGGCAAGAAGTAA
- the obgE gene encoding GTPase ObgE, with amino-acid sequence MFVDRVEIEIAAGNGGNGAVSFRREKFIPRGGPDGGDGGHGGSVVLRAQPGVDSLAALAHRKHWRAEHGQPGGSSDCFGRSAEDLILLVPPGTVVIDAGSGLALKDLVEPGQQVIAAHGGKGGKGNAAFKTSTNRAPRECTPGGRGEQRRLILELKVIADVGLIGKPNAGKSTLLARLSRAQPEIADYPFTTKYPNLGIVYLTSDHSFVLADLPGLIEGAHAGVGLGHEFLRHIQRAGILVHLVEPAPVDGSDPLNNYRIIRSELERYSTELGARPEIAVITKCELPGAEEVRAKLAGEIGREVLAISAVTGEGLDQLLWQITKLLSEQKQAGSEKITPALTPHS; translated from the coding sequence ATGTTTGTCGATCGAGTAGAAATTGAAATTGCGGCCGGAAACGGCGGAAACGGTGCGGTGAGCTTTCGCCGCGAAAAATTCATTCCTCGCGGCGGTCCCGACGGCGGGGATGGCGGCCATGGCGGCAGCGTGGTGCTACGCGCTCAGCCGGGCGTTGACAGTTTGGCTGCGCTTGCGCACCGCAAGCATTGGCGCGCCGAACATGGCCAGCCGGGCGGATCCAGCGATTGCTTCGGCCGCAGCGCGGAAGATTTAATCCTGCTAGTCCCACCGGGAACCGTGGTGATCGATGCCGGCTCCGGTCTTGCGCTCAAAGACTTGGTGGAACCCGGCCAGCAAGTCATTGCCGCGCATGGCGGCAAGGGAGGCAAAGGCAATGCCGCGTTCAAAACCTCCACCAACCGCGCTCCCCGCGAATGTACCCCTGGCGGCCGAGGAGAACAACGCCGATTGATTTTGGAATTGAAAGTGATTGCCGACGTGGGCCTGATCGGCAAACCCAACGCCGGCAAAAGCACGCTTTTGGCTCGACTGTCTCGCGCTCAGCCGGAGATTGCCGATTATCCGTTCACCACGAAGTATCCGAATCTGGGAATTGTTTATCTGACGTCCGATCATTCGTTCGTGCTGGCTGATTTGCCCGGGTTGATTGAGGGCGCACATGCAGGAGTGGGCTTGGGGCACGAATTTTTGCGGCACATTCAGCGGGCTGGCATTTTGGTGCATCTGGTGGAACCGGCGCCTGTCGACGGTTCCGATCCGCTGAATAACTACCGCATCATCCGCAGCGAGCTGGAGCGTTATTCGACAGAGCTTGGCGCGCGGCCGGAAATTGCGGTAATCACCAAATGTGAACTCCCCGGTGCTGAAGAAGTGCGGGCCAAACTCGCCGGCGAGATCGGGCGCGAGGTATTGGCCATTAGCGCCGTCACCGGCGAAGGCCTGGATCAATTGCTGTGGCAAATCACAAAGCTGTTGAGCGAACAAAAACAGGCTGGCAGTGAAAAAATAACGCCGGCACTGACTCCACACTCCTGA
- a CDS encoding type III pantothenate kinase — translation MPSLIAVDIGNSRIKLGLFAALAGASQTTHKGLPTPLRAHTMPTDDWNPQSLQQWLNDVPTGTPWWIASVNRPAAAKLTGWIQNRWPVRMLTNTDLPISAAVEHPERVGVDRLAGAVAINQLREPDRAAITIGVGSAITVDLIAADGTFCGGAILPGIAMSARALDQFTDLLPLSPLKELSGAPSALGTSTLAAIHSGLFWGAVGAIRELITQLSQQVPRPAKPPQIFLTGGAAPSVAEQIDPAAEYVEHLALAGIALAKPDETHGK, via the coding sequence ATGCCATCGCTCATCGCCGTCGATATTGGCAACTCGCGCATCAAGCTGGGGCTGTTTGCTGCACTGGCTGGTGCTTCGCAGACGACGCATAAGGGGTTGCCAACGCCGCTGCGCGCTCACACCATGCCCACCGACGACTGGAACCCGCAATCGCTGCAACAATGGCTAAACGATGTGCCGACGGGAACGCCCTGGTGGATTGCCAGCGTAAACCGCCCCGCGGCTGCGAAACTTACCGGCTGGATTCAAAATCGCTGGCCGGTGCGGATGTTGACCAACACCGATTTGCCTATCTCTGCCGCGGTGGAGCATCCGGAACGTGTGGGCGTTGACCGCTTGGCTGGCGCGGTGGCCATTAACCAGTTGCGCGAGCCGGACCGGGCCGCAATTACCATCGGCGTAGGCAGCGCCATCACCGTCGATTTGATCGCTGCCGACGGCACATTTTGCGGCGGAGCCATTTTGCCGGGCATTGCCATGTCGGCCCGTGCACTGGATCAATTCACCGACTTATTGCCACTCAGCCCGTTGAAAGAGTTATCCGGCGCGCCCTCTGCCTTGGGCACGTCGACCCTAGCCGCCATTCATAGCGGACTGTTTTGGGGCGCGGTCGGGGCGATTCGCGAATTGATTACGCAACTATCTCAGCAGGTTCCGCGCCCGGCGAAACCGCCACAGATTTTTCTCACAGGCGGCGCAGCGCCATCGGTGGCAGAGCAGATCGATCCGGCTGCAGAATACGTGGAACATTTGGCGCTAGCCGGCATTGCACTAGCGAAGCCGGACGAAACTCATGGGAAATGA
- a CDS encoding GTPase translates to MGNDLGTLTTACMLTPTGRGAVAVVAVEGPLAMEIVQRFFQPKSARALADRPLGQIVYGRWGSQAAEDVIVCRRDLRGLEVHCHGGAAAVRRILDDLIAAGAEEQDWREHIGQHESSAIRAAARIALVEALTTRTAEILLDQYHGALETALCKILAAINDGPDGLSAAQSLTKTLLDRAPLGLHLTKPWRVVVAGPPNVGKSSLVNALVGYQRAIVFDQPGTTRDVVTALTALAGWPIELCDTAGWRSTADPLEAAGVARAQEQASAADALLLVFDATQSWSGELRALMDAWPRALLVQNKCDLLTPDRPGSIFPNSIQVSAVTGQGLDLLVEKIIRQVVPQEPKFGEPLPFTSEQIQRLQAVADALETGNLSTAKAHVLALLSPEETPN, encoded by the coding sequence ATGGGAAATGATCTCGGCACGTTAACCACGGCGTGCATGCTGACGCCCACCGGCCGCGGAGCAGTCGCCGTGGTGGCCGTCGAAGGGCCGCTGGCGATGGAAATAGTGCAGCGTTTTTTTCAGCCAAAATCTGCGCGGGCACTAGCCGATCGGCCGCTGGGGCAAATTGTGTATGGCCGCTGGGGAAGCCAAGCGGCCGAAGATGTGATTGTTTGCCGCCGAGACTTACGCGGCCTGGAAGTGCATTGTCATGGCGGCGCAGCAGCCGTGCGTCGAATTTTGGACGATCTAATTGCCGCCGGTGCGGAAGAACAAGACTGGCGTGAGCATATCGGTCAGCACGAAAGTTCTGCGATTCGCGCCGCGGCACGAATTGCATTGGTGGAAGCACTTACAACTCGGACGGCGGAAATACTGCTCGATCAATATCACGGCGCGCTGGAAACCGCCCTGTGTAAAATTCTCGCCGCGATAAACGACGGCCCGGACGGCCTTTCTGCCGCCCAAAGTTTGACCAAAACCTTGCTGGACCGTGCGCCGCTGGGGCTGCACCTTACGAAACCGTGGCGTGTGGTGGTGGCTGGACCGCCCAACGTAGGCAAAAGCAGCCTCGTAAACGCCCTGGTCGGTTACCAACGGGCGATTGTGTTCGATCAGCCGGGCACAACCCGCGATGTGGTGACCGCGCTTACCGCGCTGGCGGGTTGGCCAATTGAGCTATGCGATACCGCCGGATGGCGCAGCACGGCCGATCCACTGGAAGCGGCGGGAGTGGCGCGGGCTCAGGAGCAAGCCTCTGCCGCCGATGCTTTGCTGCTGGTGTTCGACGCCACGCAATCCTGGTCTGGGGAGCTGCGAGCATTGATGGATGCCTGGCCCAGGGCGCTTCTGGTGCAGAATAAATGCGATCTGTTAACGCCCGACCGTCCTGGCAGCATCTTTCCAAATTCGATCCAAGTGAGCGCAGTTACAGGGCAAGGGCTTGATTTGCTGGTGGAAAAAATCATTCGCCAGGTGGTGCCCCAGGAGCCGAAATTTGGCGAGCCATTGCCGTTCACCAGCGAGCAAATCCAGCGGCTGCAAGCGGTGGCCGACGCGTTGGAAACGGGCAATTTGAGCACAGCAAAAGCGCACGTGCTGGCATTGCTGTCGCCGGAGGAAACGCCGAATTGA
- a CDS encoding alpha/beta hydrolase, translating to MTQIPNQTDFVTVAGKKTQVMRGGKGPPLVYLHSAGGEMDWTAFHDGLAQHFSVIAPAHPGFALSEGLDQIDSMQDLAWHYVDLFEQFDLRGVPVVGFSLGAWLAVELAILRPELVSKLVMVDAAGLHVPDAPMAEWFIDDLTKLRNMLFFDPAGPVALEVAPLEPSEIQLLMFLRAREATARVGWNPYLHNPKLPHHLQRVQCPTLIIWGRDDKLIPLAHGRFYAEQISGARLEVLNECGHMLPYEKTADFVRLVAEFAGR from the coding sequence ATGACACAAATCCCCAATCAAACCGATTTCGTGACCGTGGCCGGCAAGAAGACGCAAGTCATGCGCGGGGGCAAGGGTCCGCCATTGGTTTATTTGCACAGCGCCGGCGGCGAAATGGATTGGACCGCCTTTCACGACGGATTAGCGCAGCACTTCAGCGTGATTGCTCCGGCACATCCGGGCTTTGCGCTTTCCGAAGGGCTGGACCAAATCGACAGCATGCAAGATTTGGCCTGGCACTATGTCGATCTGTTTGAGCAATTCGATTTGCGCGGCGTGCCGGTCGTCGGCTTTTCGCTGGGCGCGTGGCTGGCAGTGGAGTTGGCGATTTTGCGGCCCGAGCTCGTTAGCAAGCTGGTGATGGTGGACGCCGCCGGACTGCACGTTCCCGATGCGCCAATGGCGGAGTGGTTTATTGACGATCTGACGAAATTGCGGAACATGTTGTTTTTCGATCCGGCTGGCCCGGTGGCGCTGGAAGTTGCCCCGCTGGAACCTTCGGAAATTCAACTGCTCATGTTTTTGCGGGCCCGGGAAGCGACGGCCCGCGTGGGTTGGAATCCGTACCTGCATAATCCGAAATTGCCGCATCATTTGCAGCGCGTGCAATGTCCGACGCTAATCATTTGGGGCCGGGACGACAAATTGATTCCGCTGGCACACGGCCGTTTTTATGCCGAGCAGATTTCCGGTGCGCGGCTGGAAGTGCTCAACGAATGCGGCCACATGCTGCCGTATGAAAAAACCGCTGACTTTGTTCGCCTGGTGGCGGAATTTGCCGGGCGTTGA